The proteins below come from a single Natrinema sp. SYSU A 869 genomic window:
- a CDS encoding DUF502 domain-containing protein, which translates to MAPWKRIFASGLILIGPILVTLYVIYRAYAIVTGVTPAVVLNADLLAGYIGHEPTRVLIVRVLQITVSLSTFLLVTVMVGTLTRTTIGELFARSIDGIANRVPGLRVVYNASKIAAETTIGEEQALQESVSVESWDGTQMPAFKTGHTTSDGRVVLFIPTAPNVSSGFVVEAEADRITETDESVEETLARVLSGGFGESEHPQKTGPTAPTDASGDHSTDDE; encoded by the coding sequence ATGGCGCCGTGGAAGCGGATCTTCGCGAGCGGGCTGATCCTTATCGGACCGATACTCGTTACGCTGTACGTCATCTACCGTGCCTATGCGATCGTGACCGGAGTCACGCCAGCAGTCGTGCTCAACGCCGACCTGCTGGCCGGCTACATCGGTCACGAGCCGACTCGCGTTCTCATCGTCCGAGTCCTCCAGATCACCGTCTCACTGAGCACCTTTCTACTGGTGACGGTCATGGTCGGAACCCTGACCCGAACGACGATCGGTGAACTCTTTGCACGAAGTATTGATGGCATCGCGAACCGCGTTCCGGGGCTTCGTGTCGTCTACAACGCGTCGAAGATCGCCGCTGAAACGACGATTGGCGAGGAACAGGCGCTGCAGGAATCGGTCAGCGTCGAGAGCTGGGACGGTACTCAGATGCCGGCATTCAAGACCGGACACACGACCAGTGACGGCCGAGTGGTGCTCTTCATTCCGACGGCACCGAACGTCTCCTCAGGGTTCGTCGTCGAAGCCGAGGCGGATCGGATTACCGAAACGGACGAGAGCGTCGAAGAGACACTCGCTCGAGTCCTGAGCGGCGGGTTCGGTGAGTCGGAACATCCCCAGAAGACGGGTCCGACTGCCCCGACCGACGCGTCCGGTGATCATTCGACGGACGACGAGTGA
- the gdhB gene encoding glutamate dehydrogenase GdhB, with translation MTTPSPETENEPTDEPGSALVTARRQLERAATHVDVNPGVIERLKHPTRVQQVSVPLERDDGSVEVFTGYRAQHDDVRGPYKGGLRYHPEVSAEECTGLSMWMTWKCAVMDLPFGGAKGGITVDPKSLTKDETERLTRRFAEELRDAVGPKKDVPAPDMGTDAQTMAWFMDAFSMQQGKTIPGVVTGKPPVIGGSYGREEAPGRSTAIAAREAIEYDDREVSNSTVAVQGFGSVGANAARLLEDWGATIVAVSDVNGAIYDPDGLETHAIPTHDEEPEAVLEHGAPETLSNSEILELDVDVVIPAAVGNVITADNADAIAADIVVEGANGPTTFAADTILEERGVTVIPDILANAGGVTVSYFEWLQDINRRQWSLERVNRELEEHMLEAWDDVRTEVDAKGLTWRDAAYVVALSRIAEAKETRGLWP, from the coding sequence ATGACCACACCATCACCCGAGACGGAGAACGAACCGACAGATGAACCTGGTTCGGCGCTCGTCACCGCCCGCCGACAGTTAGAGCGAGCCGCGACCCACGTCGACGTCAATCCGGGCGTCATCGAACGACTGAAACACCCGACGCGGGTCCAGCAGGTGTCGGTGCCCCTCGAGCGCGACGACGGCTCCGTCGAGGTCTTCACCGGCTATCGGGCCCAGCACGACGACGTTCGGGGCCCCTACAAGGGCGGCCTGCGCTACCACCCTGAAGTCAGCGCCGAGGAGTGTACCGGCCTCTCGATGTGGATGACCTGGAAGTGTGCCGTGATGGACCTCCCCTTCGGGGGCGCGAAAGGCGGTATCACCGTCGATCCTAAATCGCTGACCAAGGACGAGACCGAACGGCTCACACGCCGGTTCGCCGAGGAACTTCGCGACGCGGTCGGCCCGAAGAAGGACGTCCCCGCGCCAGACATGGGCACCGACGCCCAGACGATGGCTTGGTTCATGGACGCCTTCTCGATGCAACAGGGCAAGACGATCCCCGGCGTCGTCACCGGCAAGCCGCCGGTCATCGGCGGTTCCTACGGCCGCGAGGAGGCCCCCGGCCGCTCGACCGCGATCGCTGCCCGCGAGGCCATCGAGTACGATGATCGCGAGGTCTCGAATAGTACGGTCGCCGTTCAGGGCTTCGGTAGCGTCGGTGCCAACGCTGCCCGTCTGCTCGAGGACTGGGGTGCGACCATCGTCGCCGTCAGCGACGTCAACGGCGCGATCTACGATCCCGACGGGCTCGAGACGCACGCGATTCCGACCCACGACGAGGAGCCCGAAGCGGTGCTCGAACACGGCGCACCGGAGACGCTCAGTAACAGCGAGATTCTCGAACTCGATGTCGACGTAGTGATTCCTGCAGCCGTCGGCAACGTCATCACCGCGGACAACGCCGACGCCATTGCCGCCGACATCGTCGTCGAGGGCGCGAACGGTCCAACGACGTTCGCCGCCGACACCATCTTAGAGGAACGGGGCGTGACGGTGATCCCGGACATCCTCGCGAACGCGGGCGGGGTGACGGTCAGCTACTTCGAGTGGCTCCAGGACATCAACCGCCGGCAGTGGTCCCTCGAGCGGGTCAACAGGGAACTCGAGGAGCACATGCTCGAGGCTTGGGACGACGTTCGCACGGAGGTCGACGCCAAGGGGCTGACGTGGCGCGACGCCGCCTACGTGGTCGCGCTGTCCCGGATCGCGGAGGCGAAGGAGACCAGAGGGCTCTGGCCGTAG
- a CDS encoding M24 family metallopeptidase — protein MPREHIFDEAEYERRVARTKERLREEDLNAIVVADPANMNYLTGYDGWSFYVHQAVVVTPDRDEPVWIGRDMDGGGARATTHLGEESIRAYSDDHVHSPHDLHPMDYVAGVLEELDVADGRIGLEMDAAYFTAKSYTRLQENLPEAEFEDATLLVGWVRIKKSEQELEYMREAARISENAMQAGLDVIEEGVPEYEAAAAIYEQLITGTEEYGGDYPSIVPLMPSGDHTGTPHLTWTDREFEDGDPVIIELSGCRHRYHSPLARTTFVGDPPAELQETAEIVVEGLEAALDAAEPGVTCESVEKAWRETIAQYGLEKEDRIGYSMGLGYPPDWGEHTASIRPGDETVLEENMTFHMIPGIWTDEIGMEISETFHVTSDGAETLADFPRELFTT, from the coding sequence ATGCCACGAGAGCATATCTTCGACGAGGCCGAGTACGAGCGGCGGGTCGCCCGGACGAAGGAGCGACTGCGCGAGGAGGATCTCAACGCCATCGTCGTCGCCGACCCGGCGAACATGAACTATCTGACGGGGTACGACGGCTGGTCGTTCTACGTGCACCAGGCCGTCGTGGTCACGCCTGACCGGGACGAACCCGTCTGGATTGGCCGCGACATGGACGGCGGTGGCGCACGGGCGACGACCCACCTCGGCGAGGAAAGCATTCGCGCGTACAGCGACGACCACGTCCACTCGCCGCACGACCTCCACCCGATGGACTACGTAGCGGGCGTCCTCGAGGAACTCGACGTCGCGGACGGCCGGATCGGCCTCGAGATGGATGCCGCCTACTTCACCGCGAAGTCGTACACGCGCCTGCAGGAGAACCTCCCCGAAGCGGAGTTCGAGGACGCGACGCTGCTGGTCGGCTGGGTCCGGATCAAGAAGTCCGAGCAGGAACTCGAGTACATGCGCGAGGCCGCCCGAATCTCGGAGAACGCGATGCAGGCAGGCCTCGACGTCATCGAGGAGGGCGTTCCGGAGTACGAGGCCGCGGCCGCAATCTACGAGCAGTTGATCACGGGCACCGAGGAGTACGGCGGCGACTATCCCTCGATCGTCCCGCTGATGCCGTCGGGCGACCACACCGGCACGCCGCATCTCACGTGGACCGACCGGGAGTTCGAGGACGGCGATCCGGTTATCATCGAACTCTCCGGCTGTCGCCACCGGTATCACTCCCCGCTGGCTCGCACGACGTTCGTCGGCGACCCCCCCGCGGAACTTCAGGAGACCGCCGAGATCGTCGTCGAGGGGCTCGAGGCGGCGCTCGACGCTGCCGAACCCGGCGTTACCTGCGAGTCGGTTGAGAAGGCGTGGCGCGAGACCATCGCGCAGTACGGCCTCGAGAAGGAGGATCGGATCGGCTACTCGATGGGACTGGGCTACCCGCCGGACTGGGGTGAACACACTGCGAGTATCCGGCCCGGCGACGAGACCGTTCTCGAGGAGAACATGACGTTCCACATGATCCCGGGCATCTGGACGGACGAGATCGGCATGGAGATCAGCGAGACGTTCCACGTCACGAGCGACGGCGCGGAGACGCTGGCCGACTTCCCGCGAGAACTGTTTACGACGTAA
- a CDS encoding alpha/beta hydrolase, whose translation MTPSSADEPHPDVQAFLELYESIDTPSFDEVSAREAREMFDEMQVTEEPDIELESVEDRIIDGPHGDLSIRIYDPGTDGDDRPLLLYFHGGGWVIGTIDTHDGACRKLAADTGYPVVSVDYGLAPEHPFPEGLEDCYAALEWAADAADDLDADPEKLVVAGDSAGGNLAAGLSLLARDRGGPEIAYQLLIYPSTGKVTETEAYEENGEGYMLTKDDMAWFRGHLFESEIDQGNIYAMPQLAYDLSDLPPATVITAGFDPLRDDGANLVERLENEGVSVAHHHYDDMIHGFFNMISEPVNLDRAHEAHDDAVADLHSAFE comes from the coding sequence ATGACACCGTCCAGTGCAGACGAGCCACACCCGGACGTACAGGCGTTTCTCGAACTCTACGAATCGATCGACACGCCGTCGTTCGATGAGGTCTCGGCCCGGGAGGCCCGCGAGATGTTCGACGAAATGCAGGTCACCGAGGAGCCCGATATCGAACTTGAGTCCGTCGAGGACCGGATCATCGACGGCCCCCATGGCGACCTGTCGATCCGGATCTACGATCCCGGCACTGACGGTGACGACCGACCGCTGCTCCTGTACTTCCACGGCGGCGGCTGGGTCATCGGAACCATCGATACTCACGACGGGGCCTGCCGAAAGCTCGCCGCTGACACCGGCTATCCCGTCGTCAGCGTTGACTACGGACTCGCGCCCGAGCACCCCTTCCCCGAGGGACTCGAGGACTGTTACGCGGCGCTCGAGTGGGCGGCCGACGCGGCCGACGATCTGGATGCCGATCCGGAAAAACTCGTCGTGGCAGGCGACAGCGCCGGTGGCAACCTCGCGGCGGGCCTGTCGCTGCTCGCCCGGGATCGCGGCGGTCCTGAGATCGCCTATCAGTTACTAATCTATCCCAGTACGGGGAAGGTGACCGAGACCGAGGCCTACGAAGAGAACGGCGAGGGCTACATGCTCACGAAAGACGATATGGCGTGGTTTCGCGGTCATCTCTTCGAGAGCGAGATCGATCAGGGGAACATCTACGCCATGCCCCAGCTCGCATACGACCTCTCGGACCTGCCGCCGGCGACGGTCATCACCGCCGGCTTCGACCCGCTCCGCGACGACGGGGCGAACCTCGTCGAGCGACTCGAGAACGAGGGCGTCTCCGTCGCACACCACCACTACGACGATATGATCCACGGGTTCTTCAACATGATCTCCGAGCCAGTGAACCTGGATCGGGCCCACGAGGCCCACGACGACGCCGTCGCCGATCTGCACTCAGCGTTCGAATAG
- the pyrE gene encoding orotate phosphoribosyltransferase encodes MTNQDLIDALRAADAVQFGEFELSHGGTSEYYVDKYLFETDPDCLEAIAEAFAERLVPDDKLGGVALGGVPLAAATSVAAGVPYVIARKQRKEYGTGNLIEGRLDEGEEVVVVEDIVTTGTSLVDAVEALREAGATVERALVVVDREEGGRENVEDAGVEMEALVTASELLADRD; translated from the coding sequence ATGACGAATCAGGACCTCATCGACGCCCTGCGCGCGGCCGACGCCGTCCAGTTCGGCGAGTTCGAACTCTCCCACGGCGGCACCAGCGAGTACTACGTCGACAAGTACCTCTTCGAGACCGATCCCGACTGTCTCGAGGCCATTGCCGAGGCCTTCGCCGAGCGACTCGTACCCGACGACAAACTCGGCGGCGTCGCGCTCGGCGGCGTCCCGCTCGCCGCGGCCACCAGCGTCGCGGCCGGCGTCCCCTACGTCATCGCACGCAAACAGCGCAAGGAGTACGGGACCGGGAACCTAATCGAGGGCCGACTCGACGAGGGCGAGGAGGTCGTCGTCGTCGAGGACATCGTGACTACGGGAACGAGCCTCGTTGATGCCGTCGAGGCACTCCGGGAGGCGGGCGCGACCGTTGAGCGCGCGCTGGTCGTCGTCGACCGCGAGGAGGGCGGCCGCGAGAACGTCGAAGACGCCGGCGTCGAGATGGAGGCGCTGGTAACCGCGAGCGAACTGCTGGCCGACCGCGACTAA